The Malus domestica chromosome 06, GDT2T_hap1 genome has a segment encoding these proteins:
- the GATA8 gene encoding GATA transcription factor 26 isoform X1 has protein sequence MVIGGVNSDYSHGFRKIIEEDKSNRSSSGSAVSNSESCAQFGSGDASDLTGPAQSMVWDSMVPSRKRTCIGRLKPSPVERLTKDLYTILHEQQSSCFSGSSEEDLLFESETPMVSVEIGHGSVLIRHPNSIAREEESEASSISVDNKQCLANEVYSRSATLFVHNNNKGVNMASTVSGRMNNVVGEGMQHEPLKRDKSQLDNFQILGNHNSPLRHVDLNDILNFEEFTRQLTNEEQQQLLKHLPAVDVVKFPYSLKSMFDSPQFRENLTSFQQLLAEGVFDISFPGVKTEDCKTLKRLALSNSPKSKWVERYHLLKKCKTSSGKSVVSGLNMASSNLRHVKRLWDNETHSFPDVKIMKSPKRIIMKGSYENKDPMDYDGGSCFSPKSLFALPTDGGSFLMDSMNFVDESSDQDLLLDVPSNGSFAQAELLHPAMSFGAPQASTSSSSIYPHVLHP, from the exons ATGGTGATTGGAGGAGTTAATTCTGATTATTCCCATGGTTTCCgaaagataattgaagaggatAAAAGTAATAGATCCAGTTCTGGGTCTGCCGTGTCTAACTCTGAGAGCTGCGCACAATTTGGCAGTGGAGATGCTAGTGATTTGACAG GTCCTGCTCAGTCGATGGTATGGGACTCAATGGtaccttctaggaaaaggaccTGTATAGGCCGTCTTAAGCCATCTCCTGTGGAAAGGCTCACAAAGGATCTGTATACTATTTTACATGAACAACAGTCTTCCTGCTTCTCCGGGTCTTCTGAAGAGGATCTGCTTTTTGAGAGTGAAACGCCAATGGTTTCTGTTGAGATAGGCCATGGAAGTGTTCTGATTAGGCATCCCAACTCAATAGCACGAGAAGAGGAATCTGAAGCTAGCTCGATCTCGGTTGATAATAAACAGTGCCTTGCAAATGAGGTTTATTCCCGTTCTGCAACCCTTTTTGTACATAATAATAACAAGGGTGTCAATATGGCCAGTACTGTATCTGGAAGGATGAACAACGTTGTAGGAGAAGGAATGCAACATGAGCCACTGAAAAG GGATAAGTCTCAACTTGACAACTTCCAAATCCTGGGAAACCATAATTCACCACTGCGTCATGTAGATTTAAAC gatattttaaattttgaagagTTTACGAGGCAATTGACAAATGAGGAACAACAGCAATTACTGAAGCATCTACCTGCAGTTGATGTTGTTAAATTTCCTTATAG CCTCAAAAGCATGTTTGATAGCCCTCAATTCAGAGAGAACTTGACTTCCTTTCAGCAATTGCTAGCAGAAGGCGTCTTTGATATCTCCTTCCCGGGCGTAAAAACCGAAGACTGTAAGACTTTAAAAAGGCTTGCATTGTCCAATTCTCCAAAATCTAAATGGGTTGAACGCTATCATCTTCTCAAG AAATGTAAAACTAGCTCTGGAAAGTCTGTTGTTTCTGGGCTTAACATGGCATCTAGTAATCTTCGACATGTCAAGAGACTGTGGGACAACGAGACTCATAGTTTCCCAG ATGTAAAGATTATGAAAAGCCCCAAAAGGATAATTATGAAGGGTAGCTATGAAAACAAGGATCCCATGGACTATGATGGAGGTTCTTGCTTTAGTCCAAAAAGCCTATTTGCGTTGCCTACTGATGGGGGTTCTTTCCTAATGGATTCTATGAATTTTGTTGATGAGAGTTCTGACCAGGATCTCCTCCTTGATGTTCCGTCCAATGGCTCTTTTGCCCAAGCAGAGCTCCTTCACCCAGCCATGAGTTTTGGTGCCCCACAGGCAAGCACTAGTAGTAGCTCGATATACCCACATGTACTCCATCCCTGA
- the GATA8 gene encoding GATA transcription factor 26 (The RefSeq protein has 1 substitution compared to this genomic sequence) produces MGKQGPCYHCGVTSTPLWRNGPPDKPVLCNACGSRWRTKGTLVNYTPLHARAEPDDFEDHRVSRVKSISVNKSKEIKLVKRKQNPESMVIGGVNSDYSHGFRKIIEEDKSNRSSSGSAVSNSESCAQFGSGDASDLTGPAQSMVWDSMVPSRKRTCIGRLKPSPVERLTKDLYTILHEQQSSCFSGSSEEDLLFESETPMVSVEIGHGSVLIRHPNSIAREEESEASSISVDNKQCLANEVYSRSATLFVHNNNKGVNMASTVSGRMNNVAGEGMQHEPLKRDKSQLDNFQILGNHNSPLRHVDLNDILNFEEFTRQLTNEEQQQLLKHLPAVDVVKFPYSLKSMFDSPQFRENLTSFQQLLAEGVFDISFPGVKTEDCKTLKRLALSNSPKSKWVERYHLLKKCKTSSGKSVVSGLNMASSNLRHVKRLWDNETHSFPDVKIMKSPKRIIMKGSYENKDPMDYDGGSCFSPKSLFALPTDGGSFLMDSMNFVDESSDQDLLLDVPSNGSFAQAELLHPAMSFGAPQASTSSSSIYPHVLHP; encoded by the exons ATGGGCAAGCAAGGACCTTGCTATCACTGTGGAGTCACAA GCACTCCTCTTTGGCGCAATGGACCACCCGACAAGCCAGTACTTTGCAATGCATGTGGATCTCGATGGAGGACTAAGGGAACACTAGTAAATTACACTCCTCTACACGCTCGAGCAGAACCTGATGATTTTGAAGATCACAGAGTTTCTAGGGTGAAGAGCATATCTGTAaacaaaagcaaagaaataaaactGGTTAAAAGAAAGCAGAATCCTGAGAGTATGGTGATTGGAGGAGTTAATTCTGATTATTCCCATGGTTTCCgaaagataattgaagaggatAAAAGTAATAGATCCAGTTCTGGGTCTGCCGTGTCTAACTCTGAGAGCTGCGCACAATTTGGCAGTGGAGATGCTAGTGATTTGACAG GTCCTGCTCAGTCGATGGTATGGGACTCAATGGtaccttctaggaaaaggaccTGTATAGGCCGTCTTAAGCCATCTCCTGTGGAAAGGCTCACAAAGGATCTGTATACTATTTTACATGAACAACAGTCTTCCTGCTTCTCCGGGTCTTCTGAAGAGGATCTGCTTTTTGAGAGTGAAACGCCAATGGTTTCTGTTGAGATAGGCCATGGAAGTGTTCTGATTAGGCATCCCAACTCAATAGCACGAGAAGAGGAATCTGAAGCTAGCTCGATCTCGGTTGATAATAAACAGTGCCTTGCAAATGAGGTTTATTCCCGTTCTGCAACCCTTTTTGTACATAATAATAACAAGGGTGTCAATATGGCCAGTACTGTATCTGGAAGGATGAACAACGTTGTAGGAGAAGGAATGCAACATGAGCCACTGAAAAG GGATAAGTCTCAACTTGACAACTTCCAAATCCTGGGAAACCATAATTCACCACTGCGTCATGTAGATTTAAAC gatattttaaattttgaagagTTTACGAGGCAATTGACAAATGAGGAACAACAGCAATTACTGAAGCATCTACCTGCAGTTGATGTTGTTAAATTTCCTTATAG CCTCAAAAGCATGTTTGATAGCCCTCAATTCAGAGAGAACTTGACTTCCTTTCAGCAATTGCTAGCAGAAGGCGTCTTTGATATCTCCTTCCCGGGCGTAAAAACCGAAGACTGTAAGACTTTAAAAAGGCTTGCATTGTCCAATTCTCCAAAATCTAAATGGGTTGAACGCTATCATCTTCTCAAG AAATGTAAAACTAGCTCTGGAAAGTCTGTTGTTTCTGGGCTTAACATGGCATCTAGTAATCTTCGACATGTCAAGAGACTGTGGGACAACGAGACTCATAGTTTCCCAG ATGTAAAGATTATGAAAAGCCCCAAAAGGATAATTATGAAGGGTAGCTATGAAAACAAGGATCCCATGGACTATGATGGAGGTTCTTGCTTTAGTCCAAAAAGCCTATTTGCGTTGCCTACTGATGGGGGTTCTTTCCTAATGGATTCTATGAATTTTGTTGATGAGAGTTCTGACCAGGATCTCCTCCTTGATGTTCCGTCCAATGGCTCTTTTGCCCAAGCAGAGCTCCTTCACCCAGCCATGAGTTTTGGTGCCCCACAGGCAAGCACTAGTAGTAGCTCGATATACCCACATGTACTCCATCCCTGA